The Ignavibacteriales bacterium region CGTTCTTGATGAGCTTCGATGAAAGTATGGCCGAGGCCGCAATCGGTACAATCTGGTCGTCATCGCCGTGGATGATCAAAGTCGGTATATCAAATTTCTTTAGATCTTCGGTGAAATCCGTCTCGGAAAATGCTTTGATGCAATCTAGTTCGTTCTTGAGACCACCCTGCATCCCCTGCAACCAGAACGCATTCCGCATTCCCTCCGTAACCTTGTGGTCCTTGCGATTGGCACCATAGAACGGTATAGTTAAGTTTTTGAAGAACTGCGAGCGGTCGGCAGCGACACCAGCGCGGATTTTGTCAAACGCGTCAATCGGCAGTCCGCCGGGATTGGTCTTCGTCTTCAGCATCAGTGGTGTCACTGAACCCATGAGAATAACTTTTGCGATGCGGGATGTTCCATGACGGCCAATATAACGGGCGACCTCACCGCCTCCCGTGGAATGGCCAATCATCGTAACGCCTTTCAGATCGAGCGCTTCTAATAATTCCGCCAGGTCCTCAGCATAGGTATCCATCTCGTTGCCGATCCACGGCTGGCTTGATCGGCCATGGCCACGACGGTCATGCGCAATGCAGCGATAGCCATGGGACGATAGAAAGACCATCTGGTACTCCCAAGCATCAGCATTCAGCGGCCAGCCATGGCTGAAGACAACGGCTTGACCCGAGCCCCAATCTTTGTAGTAAATTTGCGTATTGTCTTTGGTGATTATCGTACTCATTTTAGTCCATTCTTTCGTTATTACCCCGCGACGCAAGAGCGTCCGAGGCTATTATTTTTTATATTTTGATCTGTTACACTTGTGGTCTATCGGTGTCTTACGGTAAGACACAACGAACGATTGAGTTCTCTTTTTTCCTCCATGATTCGCCAAAGCCTTCAATTATTTTTACGAAATAATTGACTCCTATGTCTGCAAGCATACCGATGATTTTGTCAAACGGAAATAGCTCGAAAGGATGATAAAGTAGTTAATTCTTTTTCGGGAGGCGGCCGCACAACGTTCTCTTTCGGAGAGGCATTCAAGTTAGACTAGCAATTGTCAAGTTACTTTCTAAAACGTGGCAAGCAAGAAATACCCAAGAGTACCGCAGTGTTATTTTACAAAGCACTCTTTCATTTAGTTCACAATTATCTTTTAAACATCGTAAGGACATTCCTTAGATTATTTTCGTCATTATTTGGGATTGTTAACGATGATGCCGCATACGATCAAGCCACTTCTTTTTTCTTTCCCAGCGGCAACGCAAATGAAAATGTACTTCCAATTCCTTCCTGGCTTTCAACCCAAATTACACCTCCGTGCGCTTCGACGATACTTCGACAGATGGCCAGCCCTAGTCCGGTTCCTTTTAATGTTATCTCTGAATTTCCAGATGTCTGACGGTATTTTTCAAACAGGGAAGCAATTTCTTTCGCCGGAATGCCCGGGCCGGTATCTGTGATACTGACGAGCGCCACAGGATCGGATATCCCCCGACTCACGAGATCCTGTTGAGGACCCTCGATGTACGTCGTTGTAAGTGTGATCTTGCCGCCGATCATTGTAAACTTGACAGCATTTCCCACCAAATTATCAATCACTTGTTCAAGTTTTTTAGCGTCGGCTATGATTTGTATTGAAGATGAAACCGGTTTCATTACTAACGTTAGAGATTTTTTTGCCAACAACGGCCGCAATCGTGCTACAGCACGTTTCACCACCTCAAGCAAATCTATCTCTGTGGTGTTTAACTTGACATATTCTGCTTCAAGTTTCGAGAGATCGAGTATATCATCGATAATTGATTTCATATGATTGCTCGATTCCATCATAATCTGCAGTATTTCTTGCTGGGTATTTTTCATTACAGGATCAGTGAGGAGCATCTCCAAAAAACCTGCAATCCCGAGCAGCGGACCACGGAGATCGTGTACAAGCATGGAAAAATAATCGTTCTGTAACTGCCGCAATCGTTTTTCCGCCGTTGTGAGGCGAAGAATGGAACGGACACGCACAAGCAACTCACGAGCGTCGATTGGTTTATAAAGATACTCATTGACGCCAAGCTCAAAGCCGCGTTCCATATCCTGGGCATCGCGCATATGCCCTGTTAAAAAGATGACAGGCAGATCGTGCGTATGTTTGTGAGCACGGATAAGTGTCAGGACGGTAAATCCGTCCATCTCAGGCATGTGAATGTCCAGCAGCGTTAAATCACAGTGTTCTTGTTCCAATACGTTGAAAGCCGCTCCTCCACTGGAAGCAGTCGTAACTCTATAACCGCTCCGCCGAAGCAATTCTGCAACTGTATCTCTATGGTCCTGTTCGTCGTCGACAACCAGGATGTGAGTCGCCTGTTCTTGTTCTTGAACCTTTTTCATAAGATTATGCAATTAATTTTAATTTATTTTATTAACCGGGTCTTAGTGTGGAGAGAAATTGTTCCTTTGCATTAAGCATGTTAACCTGCTATTGTTTTGTTTTATCGGATATAGCTCGAAAGGATGATAAAGTAGTTAATCCTTTCTGAAGGAGTATATATGCTCTTTTCATAGAGAGTTTTAGATTAGCGTTTTCCGGGATAACTTAACGAAGAAATGCAGCAGATTAATAAAAGGTCCGGCTAACTCACGGGTCTCAAGTATCTCAATTATTTGTTAATGCTTCATCATTATCGGGATGCACGTCCTGCGTGATCGTACTGTCCATTAATAGTTATCCTATTGCACTTTTACCCGAGCGGAGCGAACCAGAAATTTCAGCGAAGTCAATCGTGATTTGTGTGTGATTATCGTGTTCATTGTTTTTCTACTTTTTTTTCAGTGAGTGCCGTCGACCTTTCCGGTCCGTTGGTGTTCCCGCTCTCGATGGTCGTCCTGACCGCCTCTGGCGGATGACTTTCTTCCTCTCGTCGATCATCTGAAATCGAAGCGGCAATAGCTGCAGCTTGCTCTACAGGCACACCTACTGTCCGGCGCAGATACTCTTTCTCTGCGCGCTCGTCACCGACGCGCTGATCCACATCTGCAACCCGTTCTTGCTTACCCGGAAGCTCAATTCGAAGTTCTTCGATGAGCATCATAATGGTTGCTGCAATAGGGAGCGCGAGGAGCGCGCCGAGGATCCCCATCACCGTCCCGCCCGCAAGGAGCGCGAAGAGCACGATAGACGACGGAAGGCGCAGCGCACGTCCGTAAATACGAGGAACAAGCACACGGCTCTCGAATTCCTCATACGCGAGCATGATCAACAAGATAACGGTCACGACCACCGGGCCACGCGCCAGCGCCGCAACGACCATCGGTGCTATAGAAAGGATTGCGCCGATATATGGTAGAATATCTGCTATGCCCGCAAACACAGCAAGCGCCAACGCATTTGGCACGCCGCATAACACCAGAAGGACGAACGAAAAGATCGCAATGGACAGGCACGTAATCAGTTGCCCACGAATGTAAGCGCCGACAATTGTCTCCAGATTCATCATAACGCGAGCTAAGCGGATATGGTGCGATCGAGGAACGACCGCGAAAAGCCAGCCACGGAGCCGGTCGCGGTCGATCATGATGTAGAGCGCGAGAAAGATGGCGCTGATGCCATACGCAGTAATTTCGAAAATGCGCATTGAGATGGCGAGGACCGTTGTGCTGATGGCACTCGATATAGCCTCGTACTTAATGTCCCGCAGCCAGCCCGCTATTGGCGCTGTCAGATTGGAACGGGCGAGATAATCCGAAAGTTGTGCACGGAATACAGGTTCTTGGTCAATAAGTGCCGAGGCCTGTACCAACAACGACGGTATCGTCAGAATTAAGGCGAGAATCACGACGACAAAGAAGAGTGTGAAAACGATGACGATCCCAAGGGTGTGCTTGACACGCCGTGCCTCCATCCAGCTGACAGATGGACTCATTGTCCCGACGATCAGGAGAGCGACGACGAGCACTAGGAAAACCGGCCAAAGCTGGATCAGCAACCACAAGCAGGCTACAACAAGGATGAGCTGGATCATAGTCTTAGACGATACCTCGAAGCGCATAACACGTATTTTCTTGTCAGTCGAGGGCCTGTGCTCGGGGAGTGGCGGATCGGTGACCGCATTTGATTGGATCTCTTTTTTCATTTTCTTTTCCTTTGCGTCACAGTTTCAGCCAGTAGCGTTGCCGCACACACCAGCACAAGCATCGCAACACGCTTCGTGCCGTGGCACCCGATGTAGCGGGTACTCTCTCCACTGTCTTTTGCGGTAATCGCGTTCATGGCAAGATTTCTTTCGTTGATTAAGAGAGGTTGCCGCGGTGTTGTTTTTCGCTTTTTCGCAGCGCTTCCTCAGTACTTTTGCGAACGGCTATCTCAGCCGAAAGTTCCGCAGTTCTTTCCGTTACTAATTCTTCTAAACGTTCATTAAGTTTTCTTAAATCATCCTGTGCCTTTACCAGTTCATCGTTTCTCTGAACTGCCGCTTCATACGTTGAGATGAGCAGCGTAAGTATTTGCTGATGATCCACTGTAATAACCCGTTTCTTACCTCCAACGAGTACTTCCAATTCAACTTTAATCGTTTCGCTTTTGTGAATTTCCCTATCGGAAAGGATCTGTTCAATTTGTGAAACAAGATACTCTTCCCGAAATGGTTTGGTCAGGAAATTATCAGCTCCACAAGAAATAGCTTCCATCACATCTTCTGTTCGAGAAAAGGCTGTCAGCAGAATAACGGGAATGTTAGTAGTCTTCTCACGAGATTTTATTTCTTTGCACAGATCGTAGCCATTCATTACCGGCATTTGGATATCGGTGATAACCAAGGAAGGATTATGTTCAATGACCATTCCTATGGCTTCTTTGCCATCTTTAGCAACAAGTACCTTGTACTTGTGTTTCTCAAGAAAATACTTCAATTGTTCAGCCTGAGTCGGACTGTCCTCGGCTATTAGAATTTGATCAATCTCTTTTACGACATTCTTTTTAGTTTTCATACAATCACCTTTTCATTTTTATTTATTAGCGCTGTGAGAGCAACTATAATCTCTTCCGGTGAAAGAATATACGTTGCCGCATGAAGTTTTATTGCTTCACCGGGCATACCGTATATAATAGAGCTCTCTTCATCCTGTGCAAAAGTAACCGCCCCTTTTTCTTTCATTATTTTCAATTCATCTGCTCCATCCCGCCCCATTCCTGTGAGTAATATACCAACTGCATGGGAACCGAAATTTTGTGCTACTGAACGAAAAAGGTAGGCAACCGAAGGACGCAGACCATTTTCCAAGTCATTGTGGTTGAGTACAATTTTAGGCCCTCGTTCAATTCCCATGTGAAAATCATCCGGAGCGACGTATCCGTGTCCCGGCAGCGGGTATTCACCATCGGAAGCAATATGTAATGGAAAATTGGTTGTATTCTGTAACCATTCAACAAATCCCGCTGTGAAACCTTTTGAGATGTGTTGAACAATGAATATTGGAACCGGAAGATCTTTAGGTAATCCGGAAAGTATTGTTTGCAAGACATTAGGGCCGCCTGTAGATGCACCGATAGCAATGATTTGAATATCCGATTCCGCTCGAAAATATTTTCCGATTGACGGTTTCGTAGTCTCTTGTCCTGTTGAAGTTCGAGCGATACGTTTAACCAACTTCACTTCGGACATGAGTTTTAATGTCTGGGTTAACTGCTGTGTCTCTTTTTCATAATCGGGGTGATCTGCACTCGGCGGTTGTTGTATTATCGCTAAAGCTCCTGCCTCAATCATGCGAAAAGAAACTGCCGCATCATTCGCCGCAACACTGCCAGTCACTATAACAATAGGTGTTGGTGTTGTTTCCATAATAATGCGTGTTGCCTCAAGACCGTCTAATTTTGGCATCTTCCAACCCATTGCAATAACATCCGGATGTAATTGCTTTACAGCTTCCAGAGCTTCTTCACCATCAGACGCGACACCGACAACTGTCAACATCGGATCTGAACTGATTGCGTGTCTGAGTACTTGCTGCATGACAAGTGAATTTTCCGCGATGAGAACTTTGATCATTTTTATGACTCTCGAATATTTCTATAAGTTTGTTCCTGCTCAGTGCTGCAGTTATAAAAGTCTTTTTATTACTTCTAATAAATTACTCTGGTCAAAACTACTCTTGACAATATACGCATTGGCACCAACATCGATCCCGTGCTCGCGGTCTTCTCTCGATTCAAGTGCTGTCACCAAAACAACAGGCACCTCCGATAATTTTTTATCTTTACGAATTTTTGCTGTGAGTTCAAATCCGTTCATTCGCGGCATATCAACATCCGAGACGATGAGATCGAATTCTCCTTCGAGAGCTTTCGTCACCGCGTCAACACCGTCTACTGCGGTGATAACATCATATCCCGCGGTTTCGAGTATATTCTTTATGAGTGTTCTGGATGTAATTGAATCGTCGGTCACTAAAACTTTATAGACTTTTACCTCTTCCTGTACTTCATTTTTTGTTATTCTTTTCATCGAAACAGAATTCAATGCTGATTTCATCAAATCCGAAACATTAATGACCGGAACTACTGTGCCGGAACCAAGAACTGCGGCTCCGCTTATATTCCGTACACTTTGTAATTGCCTGCCTAATTTTTTTACAAGGATCTGATGTTCATCAATTATTTCATCAACCTTAAAACCGATACGATAATTACCTTGCGTAAGAACAACAATTTGGATGAAGTGCGGAAAAGATGGTGTGTTCCCTTTTTGTGACGAGGGTGCTTTCGTCCTATTAGGTAATCCCAGTACATCGCTTAAGCTTATGATCCAAATAATTTCTTGATCGACCAGAATAGTTTCCCGATTTTCTACCGTCTTTATCTCCTCGTTGCTAACCCTAAGGGCACGTGCGACATTCCCTGTCGGTATAATGAAGAAGTGTTCTGCGGTTTTTACTAAAACCCCTCTCACGGTAGACAAAGCGAGTGGCAGAATAAGGCGGAAGGTAGTGCCAATATCCGGCTGACTTTCGACGAAAACCTTTCCGCCAAGGTTTTCTACTTTCTCGCGAACAATAGCCAAACCCAGTCCGCGTCCGGAGATGTCTGTGATCATCGGACTTGTCGTAATTCCGGATTTAAATATTAAATCTAAAGATTCCTGAGTACTTATTCTTTCTCCATGCTCTTTTGAAACGACGCCTGCTTTGACAGCGGCAGAAATTACTTTTTCACCATTGATACCTGCACCGTCATCTGAGATACGTATTTCAAGGTTACGGCCATCGATCACTGTAAATGTGAGTGCTATAGTTCCCAGGGACGGTTTTTTTAATTCCACCCGTTTTTCCGGTTTCATTATTCCATGGTCAATACAATTTCTCAATAAATGTATCAACGGATCTTTCAGTTCTTCCAAAATCCGCTTGTCAACTTCAATCTCTTTACCATGAGTTATTAATTCTACTTCTTTACCTTGAGTGCGGGAAAGATCACGAACGAGTCTTGGAAATACTTCAATAATTGTAGATACGGGCAGCATCAAAATATTTTTCATTGATTCTACGTGATCATCAATCATTCGTCCAAGTGAACGCTGGTCGTTTTCTATTGCATGAGTAACGGTCACTATATTCCGCTCTGTTTCATCCAGCCGTTCATTCGTCCAATGAATCATCTCTTTTACTTGAAGTCCGTTATCGCTGGATCGCTGGACATCTAATTTTCTTAATTCCGTTTTCCATACTCCGACAAAATTACAAATACTTTTTAGTTCAACCGTTCTTTGAACAGAGGCTATTTTAGATTGAATCATTTGCTCAGCCTGTAAAAACAGCGGATCCAGTTTTGACGCTTGTATTCTCACGGTTTCCAAGTGCAATGGTTTCTCATCAACTGATTCAGCCTGTGCAGATTCTCTTTTTGCAGACAGCGCACCTTGCGCGATTTCTCTCGATGCTTTTTCTTCACTTACTAACTTTTTATCAAACAATACCCCGTTCACACGCTGAGTCTGTTGCTTGGTCTTATTAGGACGATTTTTAACAATTGTTATTTGCTCTTTCTTTTTTTTATTTGATTGATCTTCATCTGCGATGGAGAGTAACGTTCTTATTAATTCTCTATCATCACTCACTGATTTACTCCCGGTGCTGGAAATCATTTTCGAAAGGGCGTCCAGCGATTTATGGACAAGATCAAATTGATCGGCAGAGAAATAGATTTGTTTGTATTTTAACTTCGCGAACAAGCTCTCCAATACCTGGCACAGTGATTCGATATCCTTTCTATTGACAGAACGGGCAGCCCCTTTTAAACTATGTGCCTCACGATAAATAGTTTCAATCAATTCCGGCGACATTGTATTTTGGGGATTCTTCTCCAACTCGATTAAACCGGAAGAGAGTACATTGATATGCTCTTCCGCCTCAACTTGAAACATTGCTTGAAGTCGTTTTAAAAACTCTTCTTCTTTTGTTTTCATCGATATAACCAGCGTTATATTTTATACTGCTCAACAAGCTGTAATAATTTTAGCCCTAATTCATTTATATCCTTTGCGGCATTCCCTGTTTCCTTCATACTTACCGCATTCTCTGTTCCGGCTTGATTAATGTTTTTCATCGCTAAACCGATTTGATCCATCCCAACTACTTGTTGTTGACTCGATGCAACAATCTGAGAGGCCGCTTCAACCGCTTTGATGCTGCTCGCCGCTAAATTTTTTATTGCTTCGCCGGCTTGTGTTGATTGCTTTACTCCATTTTCTACAGCCTTACTGGTTTGTTCTGTAGCCATGACCGCCGCATTCGTGGCTTTCTGTATGTCACTTAATATATTACGCACTTGTATTGTGGCTTGTTTTGACTGCTGTGCAAGAGATTTAATTTCTTGAGCGACAACTGCAAATCCTTTCCCTTGCTCTCCGGCTTTTGCTGCTTCGATAGCGGCATTTACTGCCAGCAAATTTGATTGATCGGCTACGTCGGTAACTGTAGCAATGATGCCGCCAATCTGCTGGCTCTGTTCGCTCAAGCGAACAATGGTATTTGCAACTGCCTCCATTTGGTTTTGAATATCATCCATTCCGTTGACAGTTTCATCAACGGCTTTTTGACCGCTCTGAGTTACTTGAGCAGCCTGTTGAGCATTCTCTGAAACACGGCTTGCTTTTTGGCTGGAAAGTTGAGCCGCTTGTCGAACTGCTTCAACAGTTGCGGTCGTTTCTCTAATAGCAGAGGCTGTTTCAGCAATTCCTGATGCCACCTGAGTGGTGGCCGCCAGAATCTGGGTTGAGGAAACAGTCAGGATATTCACTGTTTTCCTTACTTCTTTCAGTACATTGGAGAGGTCGGTGTTCGTTATAATTAATTCTGCCGCACGTTTTTCTTTCTCTTCATTTTGAAAGATGAGCTCTTTGTTGGCAATGATTAACTCTGCCGCACGTTTTTCTTTCTCTGCGTTTTGAAAGGCGAGCTCTTTGTTGGCAATGATTAACTCTTCTGCCCGTTTTTCTTTCTCTTCGTTTTGAAAGATGAGTTCTTTGTTGGCAATAATTAACTCTGCTGCCCGTTTTTCTTTCTCTTCGTTTTGAAAGGCAAGCTCTTTGTTGGCAACAATTAACTCTGCTGCCCGTTTTTCTTTCTCTCCGTTTTGAAAGATGAGCTCTTTGTTGGCAATAATTAATTCTGCTGCCCGTTTTTCTTTCTCTTCGTTTTGGAAGATGAGCTCTTTGTTGGCAATAATGAGCTCTGCTGCCCGTTTTTCTTTCTCTTCGTTTTGAAAGGCAAGCTCTTTGTTGGCAATAATTAACTCTGCTGCCCGTTTTTCTTTCTCTTCGCTTTGGAAGGCGAGTTCTTTGTCGGCAATGATTAACTCTGCTGCCCGTTTTTCTTTCTCTTCGCTTTGGAAGGCGAGCTCTTTGTCGGCAATGATTAACTCCGCTGCCCGTTTTTCTTTCTCTTTGCTTTGGAAGGCGAGTTCTTTGTCGGCAATGATTAACTCCGCTGCCCGTTTTTCTTTTTCTTCGCTTTGGAAGGCAAGCTCTTTGTCGGCATTGATTAATTCTGCCGAACGTTTTTTGCTTCCCATTAGATTAAAGAAATTTTTCATTGGTTTTTCCTTTTATTAATTGATTCTTCATTCATTTCTTCGTTAACGATAATTTTTTCGTCGTTTAAAATACTTTCCGCATCAAGCAAAACAATATGCTCTTTTGTCACGCCTTTCAGATACTTTTTACCGATCCCTATGACACTCGGCGGAGCTGCCATGATCTCTTTAAGTGCCACAGATTGTGTCCCCTCCACAACATCAGCCAGAATACCAAACTCCATCCGTTCGTTATATATGATTATTACTTTATTCAGTTCTCCCAGACCTTTTTCCTGCAGATTGAAGAATTTTTTAAGATCAATGACCGAAACAATCTGTCCGCGGACGTTAATAATTCCCAAGACAAATGAGGGTGTACCGGGCAGTGTTGTCATATCTTTTAGAGGATATACTTCGCGAACAAATGCGGTTTCGATTCCGTATGTTTCATATGCCAAACGGAACAGAATAATTTCGACACATTCTTGCCGAACGGTTTCATCGTTCCCCCGTAGCGCCAACACGTGCGCTCTTTTCTTTAAGAGAGCACGTTTTTCTTCCGGCAAGAGAATTTCCTTTTGTTCAATTACTTCCTGCAAAGAAGTTACTTTGCGCTTGATTTCGTCCCAATTAATTTTTGTGGTGTGCTTTTGCCCGGGTGTCATTTGATGTAGTTTCATACCAGATCTCTTGTTTGATCCGCAGCAATAATTATTTCTTTGAATCTACCGGCAGTTAGTCCTTCGGATTCAAAGAGGATTTCATCCTGGTTATGTGTATTTAAAATCGTTAAAACAATTTCAGTGCATTTATTCGCGCTTTTAATATTACCAAGACGTTGATAAATATTTCCTAAGGAATAGTGCGAGAGAACAAAGTTGGGATCTAAAAATATTGCGCGTTTTAGCGAGATTACTGCTTCATCCAACTGATTATTTTCCTGCAAGATCGCTGCGTAGAGATAGTACAAGCCGGGGTTGAGTTTGTCTGCCGCGATTGCCTTTTCACATGTTTGTAATGCCATGTCAATCTTTCCCTGGTTTGCATACGCCCGAATGAAAAGAATCCGTTCTTCTGATGTTTGATCATCTTGTTGAAGCATCTCGGTGACTTCCGTGTAATTACCCTGCGCATACAACGCCAAGGCCTTGTCAACCACTGAATGAATTTGAAGTGGGATTTCTGCTTCAGGAAGGATTTCGTTTTCGATTCCCCGAAGTTGTGGTTTTATCTCTTTGATTATCTTGATCGGACTTACCTGCCAAGTATATCCCCTAGGTGTACGAACTGATACCTCGGCAGGAATCTGCTGATGTACTTTCGGATTATTCGATGACTTTTGAAAAAGAACCATCCCTGGAAAATTCACTGCTGTAAATTCTGACAAGCTCGGAAGAGAGAGTTCGCTTGCTGAAACCACCAGGTAACCGTTTTGTACGAGAGAGTTGAACAAACCGTTCACGACTTGACTGCAACGCTTCTCCGAAAAATACATGAGGACGTTACGGCAAAATATGAAATCCATGGCATTCGTATTATTGAGTAACGATGGAAAAACATCGTCAGCCAAGTTCAGATATTCAAATTTCACCATGCGTTTGATCTCGGGAATTATCTCGAATATGTCTTTCTCTTTGAGTGAAACGTATTTTTCTTTTAGCCACCGAGGTGAATTACGGAATGACCATTCACTAAACAAACCGGCTGGTGCTCTGTGTAATATTCGGCGGTTGATATCTGTTGCAAGAATTGTAATGTTCCAATCTTTTATCTGTGGAATTGCCCTGTGAAGAGCTATAGCAATTGAATATGGTTCTTCACCGGTTGAGCACCCGGCGCTCCATATTCTTATTCTCTTGCCTTCTTGCCGGGAACGAATCAGTTCGGGAATAATGCTTTGTTCTAATGCTTCAAAAGTTTCGGGTTCACGCCAGAAATATGTTTCGTTGATGGCAAGATGGGCGGTCAATATTTCTACATGCTCGTGTGTCATGGGTAAAGACATAATACGCTGTATAAAATTTTCTACTCCCGTATAGCCAAATTCTGTTGCAGCAGCAGTAATATTACGCTCTAAATCACTCCATCGTTCTTTAGGAAAATTCAACGCGAGATGTTCAGCAACAAATTCGCTAATTTGCAATAACGTATTTTCCGGAAGAGTATGCTTCATTTCTCACTTTCGGTAAGAGCACCATCCAGTACTCGTTCTTCATCAAGAGAAAGAAATTTTTCAAGATCAGTGATCAGTACAATACCATGTTCGATGGTCGCAACACCAGACAAATACTCTGTAAATGGGAACGACTCTTCTGCATCTAGTACCTGATGTTGTTCAAGGTCATACACACCATTGACCGAATCCACTACAAGCACGACACGCCGTTGAGAAGTCCGCGCAATAATGAATTGATCTTCTAAGTGGATATCGCGATGCGGCAACCGGAAGAGCTTGCGAATATCAATAACGGGAATGATCTCTCCGTGATAATTTATAACGCCTGAAACAACTTGGGGTGCTTTCGGTAAAGGCGTTATCTCCACCGCACGTTCAACTTTTACAACTTCAGATAAATAAAGAGCATAACGCGGTTCTTCAAGACTGAACAGAACAATTTTCTGTTTATCAATATGCTTGAAATTATCCACCGTTTATTCCTGAGAATATATTCGAAGACCGAACCATCACGCTTTTGATTTCCTGGATACCTCTATATGAAAGATCGTAGCGTTCACTGATAACAATATGCCTATGATAACTAGTGATGCCGTTGAGAGTTTGGATACGGAACATACTTTTTACATTTAAAAATTCACCACAGCAGCCAGCTATTATGTGCTTTCTCTATAAGTGTTTTCAACCCTGCTGTACCTTCTTTCAAATTAATAAACAGAGAATCGAAATTTTTCCCCGCCGTCGAATCCATGAGCAATCTACCAATTGTTCCATCTCCTGCTGTTGAATCCATGAGCAGCTTACCGATTGTTCCTTTACCTGATTCCATATTGTGTGAAATCTTTGATAAATCACTTGTAATGTTGGCCGTATTTTCCGTCGTCTGTTTTAGTGATGCCAGAGCATCGTCAATGTCATTTACTTTCTCCATAAGTATTTTAAATCCGGCTGAGCCGTTCTTCAAATTGGTGAACGTAGAATCGACATTTTGGCTCATCGATTGATCCATTAACAGCCTTCCTATTGTTCCTTTTCCTAATTGAATATTTTTTGTAATCTTCG contains the following coding sequences:
- a CDS encoding methyl-accepting chemotaxis protein; protein product: MKNFFNLMGSKKRSAELINADKELAFQSEEKEKRAAELIIADKELAFQSKEKEKRAAELIIADKELAFQSEEKEKRAAELIIADKELAFQSEEKEKRAAELIIANKELAFQNEEKEKRAAELIIANKELIFQNEEKEKRAAELIIANKELIFQNGEKEKRAAELIVANKELAFQNEEKEKRAAELIIANKELIFQNEEKEKRAEELIIANKELAFQNAEKEKRAAELIIANKELIFQNEEKEKRAAELIITNTDLSNVLKEVRKTVNILTVSSTQILAATTQVASGIAETASAIRETTATVEAVRQAAQLSSQKASRVSENAQQAAQVTQSGQKAVDETVNGMDDIQNQMEAVANTIVRLSEQSQQIGGIIATVTDVADQSNLLAVNAAIEAAKAGEQGKGFAVVAQEIKSLAQQSKQATIQVRNILSDIQKATNAAVMATEQTSKAVENGVKQSTQAGEAIKNLAASSIKAVEAASQIVASSQQQVVGMDQIGLAMKNINQAGTENAVSMKETGNAAKDINELGLKLLQLVEQYKI
- a CDS encoding chemotaxis protein CheW, which produces MKLHQMTPGQKHTTKINWDEIKRKVTSLQEVIEQKEILLPEEKRALLKKRAHVLALRGNDETVRQECVEIILFRLAYETYGIETAFVREVYPLKDMTTLPGTPSFVLGIINVRGQIVSVIDLKKFFNLQEKGLGELNKVIIIYNERMEFGILADVVEGTQSVALKEIMAAPPSVIGIGKKYLKGVTKEHIVLLDAESILNDEKIIVNEEMNEESINKRKNQ
- a CDS encoding tetratricopeptide repeat protein — encoded protein: MKHTLPENTLLQISEFVAEHLALNFPKERWSDLERNITAAATEFGYTGVENFIQRIMSLPMTHEHVEILTAHLAINETYFWREPETFEALEQSIIPELIRSRQEGKRIRIWSAGCSTGEEPYSIAIALHRAIPQIKDWNITILATDINRRILHRAPAGLFSEWSFRNSPRWLKEKYVSLKEKDIFEIIPEIKRMVKFEYLNLADDVFPSLLNNTNAMDFIFCRNVLMYFSEKRCSQVVNGLFNSLVQNGYLVVSASELSLPSLSEFTAVNFPGMVLFQKSSNNPKVHQQIPAEVSVRTPRGYTWQVSPIKIIKEIKPQLRGIENEILPEAEIPLQIHSVVDKALALYAQGNYTEVTEMLQQDDQTSEERILFIRAYANQGKIDMALQTCEKAIAADKLNPGLYYLYAAILQENNQLDEAVISLKRAIFLDPNFVLSHYSLGNIYQRLGNIKSANKCTEIVLTILNTHNQDEILFESEGLTAGRFKEIIIAADQTRDLV
- a CDS encoding chemotaxis protein CheW, with amino-acid sequence MDNFKHIDKQKIVLFSLEEPRYALYLSEVVKVERAVEITPLPKAPQVVSGVINYHGEIIPVIDIRKLFRLPHRDIHLEDQFIIARTSQRRVVLVVDSVNGVYDLEQHQVLDAEESFPFTEYLSGVATIEHGIVLITDLEKFLSLDEERVLDGALTESEK